In Elaeis guineensis isolate ETL-2024a chromosome 1, EG11, whole genome shotgun sequence, a genomic segment contains:
- the LOC105060178 gene encoding leucine aminopeptidase 2, chloroplastic produces the protein MEHVTAATPATLGLTKPAPVEIPQISFSVKEIDFAEWKGDILVVAVSEKDMSKDLDSKFENSILRRLDEKLGGLLVEASTEEDFTGKAGQSTVLRLPGLGFKRVGLVGLGQCSPSSTATAYRSIGEAVAGVAKAAQASNAAVVLASSNGISEEFKLNAASAIASGTVLGVYEDNRFKSDSKKTHLKAVDIIGLGSGPQLDKKLKYASDVCSGVIFGKELVNAPANVLTPGVLAEEASKVASLYSDVLSATILDVEQCKELKMGSYLGVAAASSNPPHFIHLCYKPPGGDVKRKLAIVGKGLTFDSGGYNIKTGPGCLIELMKFDMGGSAAAFGAAKALAQIKPPGVEVHFIVAACENMISGTGMRPGDIVTASNGKTIEVNNTDAEGRLTLADALVYACNQGVEKIVDLATLTGACVVALGPSIAGFFTSSDDLAKEIAEASEITGEKFWRMPLEESYWESMKSGVADMVNTGGRQGGAILAALFLKQFVDEKVQWLHIDMAGPVWSDKKRAATGFGVSTLVEWVLKNSS, from the exons ATGGAGCACGTCACGGCTGCTACTCCGGCCACTCTCGGCCTTACGAAGCCTGCCCCCGTTGAGATTCCGCAG ATCTCATTCTCTGTCAAGGAGATTGACTTTGCAGAATGGAAAGGAGACATACTTGTTGTTGCTGTCTCAGAGAAAGATATGTCCAAGGACTTGGATTCAAAATTTGAGAACTCAATCTTGAGAAGGCTAGATGAGAAGCTTGGTGGTCTTCTGGTGGAAGCTTCAACTGAGGAGGATTTCACTGGAAAAGCTGGGCAGTCTACAGTTCTTAGGTTACCTGGTTTGGGTTTCAAAAGGGTAGGTCTAGTTGGGCTTGGGCAGTGTTCTCCTTCATCCACTGCAACTGCATACCGAAGCATTGGTGAGGCTGTTGCAGGAGTTGCAAAGGCTGCCCAAGCAAGCAATGCAGCTGTTGTTCTTGCATCTTCCAATGGGATTTCAGAAGAGTTCAAGCTAAATGCTGCTTCAGCAATTGCATCAG GAACTGTGCTAGGAGTATATGAAGACAACAGATTTAAGTCTGATTCAAAGAAGACACATCTTAAAGCAGTGGACATTATTGGTTTGGGTTCTGGACCCCAGCTGGACAAGAAACTCAAGTATGCAAGTGATGTTTGCTCTGGAGTAATTTTTGGAAAAGAACTTGTAAATGCACCAGCCAATGTGCTTACCCCTG GTGTTCTGGCAGAAGAGGCTTCAAAAGTTGCCTCATTATACAGCGATGTTCTCTCAGCAACAATATTAGATGTGGAGCAGTGCAAAGAATTGAAGATGGGTTCATATTTAGGTGTTGCTGCTGCATCTTCAAATCCCCCTCATTTCATCCACTTATGTTATAAACCTCCAGGTGGCGATGTGAAAAGAAAGCTGGCGATTGTTGGGAAGGGTTTAACATTTGACAG TGGTGGTTACAACATAAAGACTGGGCCAGGCTGTTTGATAGAGCTAATGAAATTTGATATGGGAGGTTCTGCAGCTGCTTTTGGTGCAGCAAAAGCCTTAGCACAGATTAAACCTCCAGGAGTGGAG GTTCATTTTATTGTTGCTGCGTGTGAAAATATGATTAGCGGCACGGGCATGAGGCCAGGCGACATAGTCACAGCTTCTAATGGAAAGACGATCGAG GTCAATAATACTGATGCTGAGGGAAGGCTGACGCTTGCAGATGCTTTGGTTTATGCTTGTAACCAAGGTGTGGAAAAG ATAGTTGATCTGGCAACGCTAACTGGTGCTTGTGTAGTTGCTCTGGGGCCCAGTATTGCAG GAtttttcacatccagtgatgatctAGCAAAGGAGATTGCTGAAGCTTCAGAGATCACAGGAGAAAAGTTTTGGAGGATGCCATTGGAAGAAAGCTATTGGGAGTCAATGAAATCAGGCGTGGCTGATATGGTAAACACTGGAGGCCGTCAAGGTGGCGCCATCTTAGCTGCACTTTTCCTGAAACAG TTTGTCGATGAGAAGGTCCAGTGGCTGCATATAGATATGGCAGGGCCTGTATGGAGTGATAAGAAACGTGCTGCAACAGGGTTTGGAGTGTCGACCTTGGTCGAATGGGTTCTGAAAAACTCTTCTTAG
- the LOC105060175 gene encoding phosphatidyl-N-methylethanolamine N-methyltransferase isoform X1: MEGAPAAVAVAVAVGIGVMLPFPFYYLLWNYPQAWVDVCGKGVDPSHRMAQVSHVLKIFQFLALFSVARFSWPPWYCYPLVAVGQYLNFNCFEIFIKKQNFVLVASTLNSEIIAVRVYQLLGEAGTYYGVRFGKNIPWVTEFPFGYVKDPQYVGSILSLLAILCWVPFQYVFLWVLSYLFMMWVESKEDPATRAKPLS, encoded by the exons ATGGAGGGCGCGCCGGCGGCGGTGGCGGTGGCGGTGGCGGTGGGCATCGGGGTGATGCTTCCCTTCCCCTTCTACTACCTTCTATGGAATTATCCGCAGGCATGGGTGGACGTATGCGGGAAAGGGGTGGACCCCTCCCATCGGATGGCTCAGGTCTCTCACGTCCTCAAGATTTTTCAATTCCTCGCTCTATTCTCCGTTGCCCGATTCTCTTGGCCGCCGTGGTACTGCTACCCCCTCGTCGCCGTTGGCCAGTACCTCAACTTCAA TTGCTTTGAGATTTTCATCAAGAAGCAGAATTTTGTTCTCGTCGCTTCGACTCTAAATTCAGAAATCATTGCTGTCAGGGTGTATCAATTGCTTGGTGAGGCAGGCACTTACTATGGTGTACGCTTTGGAAAGAATATTCCATGGGTAACAGAATTCCCTTTTGGATACGTTAAGGACCCACAGTATGTTGGAAGCATcctgagtcttcttgcaattttaTGTTGGGTTCCCTTCCAGTATGTGTTTCTGTGGGTGCTCAGCTATCTCTTCATGATGTGGGTGGAATCCAAGGAAGATCCAGCAACTCGTGCCAAGCCACTCTCCTGA
- the LOC105060175 gene encoding phosphatidyl-N-methylethanolamine N-methyltransferase isoform X2, protein MEGAPAAVAVAVAVGIGVMLPFPFYYLLWNYPQAWVDVCGKGVDPSHRMAQVSHVLKIFQFLALFSVARFSWPPWYCYPLVAVGQYLNFKVYQLLGEAGTYYGVRFGKNIPWVTEFPFGYVKDPQYVGSILSLLAILCWVPFQYVFLWVLSYLFMMWVESKEDPATRAKPLS, encoded by the exons ATGGAGGGCGCGCCGGCGGCGGTGGCGGTGGCGGTGGCGGTGGGCATCGGGGTGATGCTTCCCTTCCCCTTCTACTACCTTCTATGGAATTATCCGCAGGCATGGGTGGACGTATGCGGGAAAGGGGTGGACCCCTCCCATCGGATGGCTCAGGTCTCTCACGTCCTCAAGATTTTTCAATTCCTCGCTCTATTCTCCGTTGCCCGATTCTCTTGGCCGCCGTGGTACTGCTACCCCCTCGTCGCCGTTGGCCAGTACCTCAACTTCAA GGTGTATCAATTGCTTGGTGAGGCAGGCACTTACTATGGTGTACGCTTTGGAAAGAATATTCCATGGGTAACAGAATTCCCTTTTGGATACGTTAAGGACCCACAGTATGTTGGAAGCATcctgagtcttcttgcaattttaTGTTGGGTTCCCTTCCAGTATGTGTTTCTGTGGGTGCTCAGCTATCTCTTCATGATGTGGGTGGAATCCAAGGAAGATCCAGCAACTCGTGCCAAGCCACTCTCCTGA
- the LOC105060177 gene encoding cytochrome c oxidase copper chaperone 1, translating into MGHAEVGMPLQSKSPEPPAISQNLAAAGPTPDSKPKKKICCACPDTKRLRDECIVQHGEAACEKWIQAHKQCLRAEGFKV; encoded by the coding sequence ATGGGTCATGCAGAGGTTGGGATGCCCTTGCAATCAAAATCACCAGAACCTCCAGCTATTAGCCAAAATTTGGCTGCAGCAGGTCCAACACCTGATTCAAAGCCAAAGAAGAAGATCTGTTGCGCCTGCCCCGACACAAAGAGGCTGAGAGATGAATGCATTGTGCAGCATGGCGAGGCTGCATGTGAGAAATGGATTCAAGCCCATAAACAATGCCTTCGGGCCGAGGGGTTTAAGGTCTGA